In Halorubrum trapanicum, the following are encoded in one genomic region:
- the pglX gene encoding BREX-5 system adenine-specific DNA-methyltransferase PglX, with protein MDGQSTQPRKAQLDKEEREHLEDVVTEMRDRVEANVRYQLEDEYDLDEKPNDDASLSEEQEDLVEAIELEAVDGNDWDDGYEQYITGVGYTIVNRLAALRCMEVRDFIDDEVTAFRDDGLTPAADRLVTEEFMLEEEAVLEAYRNACDDLAEEIDILFDRSTAYSQIDPDDDTFEDLCGMLDEVSDEVWRADDVLGWVYEYYNVKLLDDLRRKGDREGLEPEDVPAANQFYTPHWVVRMLTDNSLGKLYLEDTGELSETVEAQESLSPGERKNRPLSPEKSPDITDFCTYLVPSEEEGEPPAFDGPRDIRVIDPACGSGHFLLYAFDVLERIYRAETDLDHAEIPREILRNNLYGVDLDMRACQLAAFNLYLKGRTRAEAEGANGFDMPEVGIVCADAKVADIEGVEEVFDEVADGKSDVEDALRRILDAFEEVHGLGSLLDVRGTLGDLFEDDSEQAGVQITLGDDPREDHTLGQILHSLRDAVDQHREEDSFLAQDLRSFVRLLDVLAQDYDVALMNPPYGSKNRMPDVVQDYVEEHYRYSSEFYINFFEVCESLTKPGGRTGMLVPRTFMYKHTFEDFREEFIGERGNFDFLSEFGIGILDNATVRTVGTVVRSGAEPNSSGTFIRLHDVDTPEKEATYLDVLSDVETDIDRFFEVQLSEFEHIPRTPICYSVPDRIRDLHNNEVKLDAERAGTEDSSIGDALQGLATADDDRFVRSHWEVNDYTTFKPIAKGGSEAWVVPQVTETAEWKNDGEILRRSSKQIRTRNEEKYGKEGLTWTFIKETGRRFGYYPPGGLFSHTGFMFIPKDDRSLWTMMAIINSDLYHNLFLSITVGRHWNSGEVGCIPWIQELEDIPELESLAKEQYQTKLLQRVSKPVSPYYSGPSLLPKESRFDFYYDHPHTHKIEEQIDFDLNLGIEPPTPSQEISSQARKTRLAELRQEQSLEEVFEEINDRLYEALSIPGETSRKIRTEIFLRTSEDPEDREVPNPESVPEVPDNLDEQVKDLVHHFAMEAVREESDGIIPLEGTDEQADILDRIVEQFEDAYGEHAEDRLVEVDDILGAESAADEAYPNLRSFIEDDLFVYHVDTMENTPIIWKLSTERLIADAKGEGFACFVDYHQLDASLFDRLSNQYLEPRKAELRERRSAANQRQNDESLSTSERAEATDEFEFCSNALEQIAELEEVMQELGSTSEREFNDDDRERVSELAPKVAAFRDEAEERIGTLKRLREMNGEEWFKDTFSDNFWNAVDEWRDEWVDALEELEHACEEYAKSSDEPVEAHLADLFDYFNWRLKGSDHYSSTGILFMTYYFEREGSDLLNDDGEPFDNLTEDEKLLASLATGIDDASVLDDGYLQQIADDENVDDVDELPPLAEFKALAEEIDDRCQSVYKQIPPDWEERALSEVTTAGYQPNHKHGVAINIMPLAEKSIVPEIVEDKVL; from the coding sequence ATGGACGGACAATCTACTCAACCCCGTAAGGCCCAACTTGACAAGGAAGAGCGCGAGCATCTCGAGGATGTCGTCACCGAAATGCGCGACCGCGTCGAGGCGAACGTTCGCTACCAGCTCGAGGACGAGTACGACCTCGACGAGAAGCCGAACGACGACGCATCCCTGAGCGAAGAGCAGGAAGACCTCGTCGAGGCTATCGAACTCGAAGCCGTCGACGGGAACGATTGGGACGACGGCTACGAGCAGTACATCACGGGCGTCGGTTACACCATCGTCAACCGACTGGCCGCGCTCCGTTGTATGGAGGTTAGGGACTTCATCGACGACGAGGTCACGGCCTTCCGCGACGACGGCCTCACACCGGCCGCCGACCGACTGGTCACCGAGGAGTTCATGCTCGAGGAGGAGGCAGTCCTCGAAGCCTACCGGAACGCGTGCGACGACCTCGCCGAGGAGATCGACATTCTCTTCGACCGCTCGACGGCCTACAGCCAGATCGATCCCGACGACGACACGTTCGAAGACCTCTGCGGAATGCTCGATGAGGTATCCGACGAGGTTTGGCGGGCCGACGACGTGCTGGGCTGGGTGTACGAGTACTACAACGTCAAGCTCCTCGACGACCTCCGGCGGAAGGGCGACCGAGAAGGGCTGGAGCCAGAAGACGTGCCGGCGGCGAACCAGTTCTACACACCCCACTGGGTCGTCCGGATGCTCACCGACAACTCGCTCGGGAAGCTCTACCTCGAGGACACCGGTGAGTTGAGTGAGACCGTCGAGGCACAGGAGTCGCTCTCCCCGGGTGAGCGCAAGAATCGGCCACTCTCCCCCGAGAAGTCACCCGACATTACAGACTTCTGCACCTATCTCGTGCCCTCCGAGGAGGAGGGTGAACCGCCGGCGTTCGACGGCCCCCGTGACATCCGCGTCATCGACCCGGCCTGTGGAAGCGGGCACTTCCTGCTGTATGCGTTCGACGTGCTGGAGCGTATCTACCGGGCCGAGACCGACCTCGACCACGCTGAGATCCCGCGAGAAATCCTGCGTAACAACCTCTACGGCGTCGACCTCGACATGCGAGCCTGCCAGCTCGCTGCGTTCAACCTCTATCTGAAGGGTCGGACGCGTGCCGAAGCCGAGGGTGCGAACGGCTTCGACATGCCGGAGGTCGGAATCGTCTGCGCCGACGCGAAGGTGGCCGACATCGAGGGCGTCGAGGAGGTGTTCGACGAGGTGGCAGACGGGAAGTCCGACGTGGAGGACGCTCTCCGTCGCATCCTTGACGCGTTCGAGGAAGTCCACGGGCTCGGGAGCCTGCTTGACGTGCGTGGGACGCTCGGTGACCTGTTTGAGGACGACAGCGAGCAGGCCGGGGTTCAGATTACGCTCGGCGACGATCCGCGGGAGGATCACACGCTCGGGCAGATTCTACACAGTCTGCGTGATGCAGTCGACCAGCACCGGGAGGAGGATTCGTTCTTGGCGCAGGACTTGCGGAGCTTCGTCCGACTGCTGGACGTGCTAGCACAGGACTACGATGTGGCGTTGATGAATCCGCCGTATGGTTCGAAGAATCGGATGCCAGACGTAGTGCAGGATTATGTTGAAGAGCATTATCGATACTCATCTGAGTTTTATATCAACTTCTTCGAAGTCTGTGAGTCACTTACGAAACCCGGTGGACGAACTGGGATGCTAGTCCCTCGAACGTTCATGTACAAGCATACGTTTGAGGACTTTAGAGAGGAATTTATCGGAGAGAGAGGCAATTTCGACTTCCTATCAGAGTTTGGCATCGGAATACTCGATAATGCTACAGTTCGGACGGTCGGAACCGTTGTTCGTTCTGGAGCGGAACCCAATTCTTCGGGGACATTCATCCGCTTACATGACGTTGATACTCCGGAAAAGGAGGCAACTTACCTTGATGTTCTCTCTGATGTAGAGACAGATATAGATCGCTTCTTCGAGGTTCAGCTAAGCGAATTTGAGCATATACCTAGAACTCCGATTTGTTACTCTGTCCCGGATCGGATACGGGATCTACATAATAACGAGGTAAAACTGGACGCAGAGCGGGCTGGGACGGAGGATAGTTCAATCGGTGATGCCTTACAGGGGTTAGCAACTGCGGACGACGACCGATTTGTGAGAAGTCACTGGGAAGTTAATGACTATACTACATTTAAACCAATTGCAAAGGGTGGATCCGAAGCTTGGGTAGTTCCTCAGGTTACTGAGACAGCAGAGTGGAAAAATGACGGGGAGATACTCCGGCGCTCCAGTAAGCAAATTAGGACACGTAATGAGGAGAAGTATGGGAAAGAAGGGTTAACATGGACATTTATAAAAGAGACGGGGCGCCGATTCGGCTACTATCCACCGGGTGGGTTGTTTAGCCATACAGGATTCATGTTCATTCCCAAAGATGATCGGTCGCTCTGGACGATGATGGCTATCATCAATTCTGATTTGTACCACAACCTGTTTCTATCGATAACGGTGGGGCGCCACTGGAATTCAGGAGAAGTGGGATGTATTCCGTGGATTCAAGAACTAGAAGATATTCCTGAGCTTGAATCGTTGGCGAAGGAGCAGTATCAGACAAAGTTACTTCAACGGGTAAGCAAACCTGTGAGTCCGTACTATAGCGGCCCTTCACTACTTCCTAAGGAATCACGTTTTGATTTCTACTACGACCACCCACACACCCACAAAATCGAGGAACAGATTGATTTTGATCTCAACCTCGGTATAGAGCCGCCCACGCCAAGTCAGGAGATCTCGTCACAAGCTCGGAAAACACGGCTTGCAGAACTAAGACAGGAACAATCTCTCGAAGAGGTTTTTGAGGAGATTAATGACCGCCTCTACGAGGCCCTCAGTATTCCCGGGGAGACATCACGAAAAATCCGAACGGAAATATTCCTCCGAACATCCGAAGACCCCGAAGACCGCGAAGTCCCCAACCCCGAATCCGTCCCTGAAGTCCCGGACAACCTCGACGAACAGGTTAAAGACCTCGTCCACCACTTCGCGATGGAAGCCGTCCGCGAGGAATCCGACGGCATCATCCCGCTCGAAGGTACGGATGAGCAGGCCGACATACTCGACCGCATCGTCGAGCAATTTGAGGACGCGTACGGCGAGCACGCCGAAGACCGCCTCGTCGAGGTCGACGATATTCTCGGGGCCGAGTCCGCCGCCGACGAGGCGTACCCCAACCTCCGGTCGTTCATCGAGGATGACCTCTTCGTCTACCACGTCGACACGATGGAGAACACGCCCATCATCTGGAAGCTCAGTACGGAGCGGCTTATCGCCGACGCGAAAGGCGAAGGCTTCGCGTGCTTCGTCGACTACCACCAACTCGATGCCAGCCTGTTCGACCGCCTGAGCAACCAGTACCTCGAACCGCGGAAAGCCGAACTCCGCGAGCGTCGGTCTGCAGCGAACCAGCGTCAGAACGATGAGTCACTCTCTACGAGCGAACGCGCGGAGGCGACCGACGAGTTCGAGTTCTGCTCGAACGCCCTCGAACAGATTGCCGAACTCGAAGAGGTGATGCAGGAACTCGGCTCCACCAGTGAGCGCGAGTTCAACGACGATGACCGAGAACGCGTTAGCGAGCTGGCCCCGAAGGTTGCCGCATTCCGCGACGAGGCCGAGGAGCGCATCGGGACGCTCAAACGACTCCGCGAGATGAACGGCGAGGAGTGGTTCAAAGACACCTTCTCCGATAATTTCTGGAACGCCGTCGATGAGTGGCGTGACGAATGGGTGGACGCTCTTGAGGAACTGGAACACGCTTGCGAGGAGTACGCCAAATCCAGCGACGAGCCCGTCGAAGCCCACCTTGCTGACCTCTTCGACTACTTCAACTGGCGGCTCAAAGGCTCGGATCATTACTCCAGCACGGGAATCCTCTTCATGACCTACTACTTCGAGCGTGAGGGGAGCGACCTCCTCAACGACGATGGTGAGCCGTTCGATAACCTCACCGAGGACGAGAAGCTGCTCGCCTCGCTCGCGACGGGTATTGACGATGCATCCGTCCTTGACGATGGGTACCTCCAACAGATTGCGGACGATGAAAATGTCGACGACGTGGACGAGTTACCACCGCTAGCGGAGTTCAAGGCGCTCGCTGAGGAAATCGACGACCGTTGCCAGTCGGTCTACAAGCAAATTCCTCCAGACTGGGAGGAACGTGCCCTTTCCGAAGTTACGACTGCCGGCTACCAACCCAACCACAAACACGGCGTTGCGATCAACATCATGCCGCTCGCGGAGAAGAGCATCGTCCCCGAAATCGTCGAGGACAAGGTGTTGTAA
- a CDS encoding ATP-dependent endonuclease: protein MAVITIDTFEVENYKPIQNSEPINIGDMTTFIGKNDAGKSSFLEALHIFLEGDKPDNDHFHKREAESISLIARLADVPSELKEALTEDYLPDADEEFTIEKEFTRREGTTPKAETYVNGGKVAKGAVVVDGDELTKADSRSFIWEYFPEPVPIFAERDVNEQTKLKGGTFLNKLLMPVLRGGGLNDEIDEQIVELKDSLEETSEGIGNRLTEYMQSHLSDVEKVNMSPGSIQISKAISPKIHLEDKHLSESIDVRERGSGVGSLLLLSMMQAYVDLQVGEGYMLLFEEPGNFLHPAAERKMLDALRSIADSGGQVMITTHSQVFIDNRAAAEMYIARRDSGVTSFEHIEEDAFKAVDEIGARNSDILQSDFVIYVEGPSDVKVLEALAEAYLEDWQEHNITIQHLGGTGNMRHCEPEKLKKINRNFAFLFDSDKKNADDDLKGEVQSIKDKSAKEGIDCHALERREIENYYHPDAIAAVLSIPVSEDDVSKYCDIEKVVNRLVAQEHGPEGVESVSAYNKIDHGKQIIEWMYENGESIEEIEDFLDDCVEQANA from the coding sequence ATGGCGGTAATCACGATTGACACATTTGAAGTGGAGAATTACAAACCGATACAGAATTCGGAGCCAATCAACATCGGTGATATGACGACGTTCATCGGGAAGAATGATGCCGGTAAATCATCCTTCCTCGAAGCTCTCCACATCTTCCTTGAGGGAGATAAACCCGATAATGACCATTTCCATAAGCGAGAGGCTGAATCGATTTCTCTCATTGCAAGGCTTGCGGACGTGCCATCTGAACTCAAAGAGGCACTAACTGAAGATTACCTCCCTGATGCGGACGAGGAGTTCACGATCGAGAAGGAGTTCACCAGAAGAGAGGGAACGACGCCCAAAGCCGAAACCTACGTCAATGGTGGGAAAGTGGCTAAAGGAGCGGTTGTCGTTGACGGAGATGAACTGACCAAGGCGGATTCGCGCAGTTTTATATGGGAGTACTTTCCCGAACCTGTTCCGATATTTGCAGAACGTGACGTAAACGAACAGACGAAACTGAAGGGTGGTACGTTTCTGAATAAACTTCTTATGCCGGTTCTAAGGGGTGGCGGACTTAACGACGAGATCGACGAACAGATTGTGGAACTCAAAGATTCGCTTGAGGAGACCTCTGAGGGCATCGGAAATCGACTAACCGAGTATATGCAATCTCATCTGTCCGATGTCGAGAAGGTGAATATGAGCCCCGGAAGTATCCAGATCAGCAAAGCGATCTCCCCTAAGATACACCTCGAAGACAAGCACCTTTCCGAGAGCATCGACGTTCGAGAGCGAGGATCTGGTGTAGGTAGTCTTCTCCTTCTGTCGATGATGCAGGCCTACGTTGACCTTCAAGTTGGTGAAGGGTATATGCTCCTTTTCGAGGAACCGGGGAACTTCCTCCACCCAGCCGCAGAACGGAAGATGCTGGATGCCTTGCGAAGTATCGCTGATAGCGGTGGCCAAGTGATGATAACCACGCACTCGCAAGTATTCATCGATAACCGGGCGGCTGCGGAAATGTACATCGCGCGTCGTGACTCCGGCGTCACATCCTTCGAGCACATTGAGGAAGACGCATTCAAAGCCGTCGACGAGATCGGAGCACGGAATAGCGACATCCTCCAGAGTGATTTCGTAATCTACGTTGAGGGCCCCTCAGATGTGAAAGTCCTTGAAGCACTTGCGGAAGCCTATCTTGAGGATTGGCAAGAGCACAACATTACGATACAGCACCTCGGTGGCACCGGGAATATGCGCCATTGTGAGCCAGAGAAGCTCAAAAAGATCAATCGAAATTTTGCCTTCCTGTTTGACAGCGACAAGAAGAACGCGGATGACGACCTGAAGGGGGAAGTTCAGTCGATTAAAGATAAATCAGCCAAAGAGGGCATTGATTGCCATGCGTTGGAACGAAGAGAGATTGAAAATTACTACCACCCTGATGCTATAGCTGCAGTATTATCCATTCCTGTCTCGGAAGACGATGTCTCCAAATATTGTGATATTGAGAAAGTAGTGAATAGACTGGTAGCGCAGGAGCACGGGCCGGAGGGAGTGGAGTCGGTTAGTGCATACAATAAAATCGACCACGGAAAGCAAATCATCGAGTGGATGTACGAGAACGGAGAATCAATCGAGGAAATCGAAGACTTCCTCGATGATTGTGTGGAGCAAGCGAACGCGTAG